One region of Clavibacter michiganensis subsp. tessellarius genomic DNA includes:
- a CDS encoding peroxiredoxin: protein MALANDTQAPDFELANQFGERVRLSEYRGHRAVALVFFPLAFSGTCTGEMCQLEENLGMFADSRVELIGISVDSKHTLRAWAEQQGIDFQLLADFWPHGQVAKEYGVFLEQKGFANRATFLIDTRGIIRRSFITAPGEARELDAYRSAIRDLALVPA, encoded by the coding sequence ATGGCCCTGGCCAACGACACACAGGCTCCCGACTTCGAGCTCGCCAACCAGTTCGGCGAGCGGGTCCGGTTGAGCGAGTACCGCGGTCACCGCGCGGTCGCCCTCGTCTTCTTCCCCCTGGCGTTCTCCGGCACGTGCACCGGCGAGATGTGCCAGCTCGAGGAGAACCTCGGCATGTTCGCCGACAGCCGCGTGGAGCTCATCGGCATCAGCGTCGACAGCAAGCACACGCTGCGGGCCTGGGCCGAGCAGCAGGGCATCGACTTCCAGCTCCTCGCCGACTTCTGGCCCCACGGCCAGGTCGCCAAGGAGTACGGCGTGTTCCTCGAGCAGAAGGGCTTCGCGAACCGCGCGACCTTCCTCATCGACACGCGCGGCATCATCCGCCGCAGCTTCATCACCGCGCCCGGCGAGGCCCGCGAGCTCGACGCGTACCGCTCCGCCATCCGCGACCTGGCGCTCGTCCCCGCCTGA
- a CDS encoding DUF1345 domain-containing protein: MPTHPSRRAVAESRWPAALGLLAAVALYGVAPTAVPGGVRIAVVVGAVALLVPLVALNPRRLDRETTWSRGLGLALGGLLLVANQVSLVLLVVALVDASEAGPELLLTALQVWTTNMLAFALVYWEMDRGGPIARRTHARASLAPADFRFPQDEDAGAVSEVARRSSEHADWVPGFVDYAYFSLTNSMAYSPTDVMPLSHRAKGLMALQAFAGFVILALVIARAVNILS, encoded by the coding sequence GTGCCCACCCACCCCTCGCGCCGTGCCGTCGCGGAGTCCCGCTGGCCCGCCGCGCTCGGCCTCCTCGCCGCGGTCGCGCTGTACGGCGTCGCGCCGACCGCCGTGCCCGGGGGCGTGCGGATCGCCGTGGTCGTCGGGGCCGTCGCCCTGCTCGTCCCGCTGGTCGCGCTCAACCCGCGCCGCCTCGACCGGGAGACGACGTGGTCGCGCGGCCTCGGCCTCGCCCTCGGCGGCCTCCTGCTGGTCGCGAACCAGGTGAGCCTCGTGCTGCTCGTGGTGGCCCTCGTCGACGCCTCGGAGGCGGGTCCGGAGCTGCTCCTGACGGCGCTGCAGGTGTGGACGACGAACATGCTGGCGTTCGCGCTCGTCTACTGGGAGATGGACCGCGGCGGGCCCATCGCGCGCCGCACCCACGCCCGGGCGTCTCTCGCGCCGGCGGACTTCCGCTTCCCCCAGGACGAGGACGCGGGGGCCGTGTCCGAGGTGGCCAGGCGCTCGTCGGAGCACGCGGACTGGGTGCCGGGCTTCGTCGACTACGCCTACTTCTCGCTGACCAACTCGATGGCCTACAGCCCCACCGACGTCATGCCGCTGTCGCACCGGGCCAAGGGCCTCATGGCGCTGCAGGCGTTCGCGGGCTTCGTGATCCTCGCGCTCGTCATCGCGCGTGCCGTCAACATCCTCAGCTGA
- a CDS encoding TetR family transcriptional regulator, with translation MADARGGRRLTRDDVASAALRILDEHGLPDLTMRRLGAALDVQPSALYWHYPDKQTLLAAVADRIVAGAAWDRHGSGSARARTAGVRAQASALRLALLAHRDGAEVVASTTALGLGAADARDALALAVAADGFPADTADRAAGALLHFVLGHVAHEQQRTQLVRLGVVAADPDAESEAADAFDFGIDLLVRGLSSIGARGAGPEVGPAGLEPTTSTV, from the coding sequence ATGGCCGATGCGCGCGGCGGGAGGCGCCTCACCCGCGACGACGTCGCGTCGGCCGCCCTCCGGATCCTGGACGAGCACGGCCTCCCCGATCTCACGATGCGGCGCCTCGGCGCCGCCCTCGACGTGCAGCCGAGCGCGCTCTACTGGCACTACCCGGACAAGCAGACCCTCCTGGCGGCGGTCGCCGACCGCATCGTGGCCGGAGCGGCGTGGGACCGCCACGGCTCGGGCTCCGCGCGTGCCCGGACGGCGGGCGTCCGCGCCCAGGCGTCGGCGCTGCGCCTCGCGCTCCTCGCCCACCGCGACGGCGCCGAGGTCGTCGCGAGCACGACGGCGCTCGGCCTGGGCGCGGCGGACGCCCGGGACGCGCTCGCCCTGGCGGTGGCAGCCGACGGGTTCCCCGCCGACACGGCCGACCGCGCGGCGGGCGCGCTGCTGCACTTCGTGCTCGGCCACGTGGCCCATGAGCAGCAGCGGACCCAGCTCGTCCGCCTCGGCGTGGTCGCCGCCGACCCCGACGCGGAGAGCGAGGCGGCGGACGCGTTCGACTTCGGGATCGACCTGCTGGTGCGCGGCCTGTCCTCGATCGGCGCACGGGGAGCGGGACCGGAGGTGGGCCCTGCCGGGCTCGAACCGACGACATCCACGGTGTAA
- a CDS encoding biotin transporter BioY — translation MTPSSHPARVSEQVERAPRVDATDLARVAVLAAVIAVLGLPGGISVLGGVPITAQTLGVMLAGAILGPWLGALCIVVLLLLVAVGLPLLSGGAGGLGVFAGPSAGYLVGWILGALVVGLVVHAGGRRPVAWRTAIGMAAGGILAIYAVGIPVQSAVTRLPLGETLLTSLVFLPGDAIKAVIATGIVMTLVRGYPRAFRRRAGWTRSPAARPVPTT, via the coding sequence GTGACCCCGTCCTCCCACCCCGCCCGCGTCTCCGAGCAGGTGGAGCGCGCCCCGCGCGTCGACGCCACCGACCTGGCGCGGGTAGCGGTCCTGGCCGCCGTGATCGCGGTGCTCGGCCTGCCCGGCGGCATCAGCGTCCTGGGCGGCGTGCCCATCACGGCGCAGACGCTGGGGGTGATGCTCGCCGGCGCGATCCTCGGCCCGTGGCTCGGCGCCCTCTGCATCGTCGTGCTCCTGCTGCTCGTCGCCGTCGGCCTCCCGCTCCTCTCGGGCGGCGCGGGCGGGCTCGGGGTGTTCGCCGGCCCGAGCGCCGGGTACCTCGTCGGCTGGATCCTCGGCGCGCTCGTGGTCGGGCTCGTGGTCCACGCGGGCGGGCGCAGACCCGTCGCCTGGCGCACGGCGATCGGCATGGCGGCCGGCGGGATCCTCGCGATCTACGCCGTCGGGATCCCCGTCCAGAGCGCGGTGACCCGCCTGCCCCTCGGCGAGACCCTCCTCACCAGCCTCGTCTTCCTGCCGGGGGACGCGATCAAGGCGGTCATCGCGACGGGCATCGTCATGACCCTGGTCCGCGGCTACCCGCGCGCCTTCCGTCGCCGCGCAGGCTGGACCCGGAGCCCCGCCGCGCGCCCGGTCCCGACGACGTGA
- a CDS encoding energy-coupling factor ABC transporter ATP-binding protein, with protein sequence MTHPALRLDGVGVRLGDVDVLEGVTLDLDARTVAVVGENGSGKSTFARLVGGLIRRDAGDLRVLGLDPQRDARELRRRVALVFSNPDAQIVMPTVREDVAFSLRPERLPRAEADARVDAALARLGLGDLADRPAHDLSGGQKQLLALAGAFVRRPELVIADEPTAYLDARNARRVADHLFEDGHRLVLVTHDLAAARRCDVAVLFAEGRVRRVGTPDEVVAEYEAMLA encoded by the coding sequence GTGACGCATCCCGCGCTGCGGCTCGACGGCGTGGGCGTCCGGCTGGGCGACGTCGACGTGCTCGAGGGCGTGACGCTCGACCTCGACGCGCGCACGGTCGCGGTGGTCGGCGAGAACGGCTCCGGCAAGAGCACCTTCGCCCGGCTCGTCGGCGGGCTGATCCGGCGGGACGCGGGCGACCTCCGCGTGCTCGGCCTCGATCCGCAGCGCGACGCCCGCGAGCTGCGGCGCCGCGTGGCGCTGGTGTTCAGCAACCCCGACGCGCAGATCGTGATGCCGACCGTGCGGGAGGACGTCGCCTTCTCCCTGCGGCCGGAGCGGCTGCCGCGGGCGGAGGCCGACGCGCGGGTGGATGCGGCGCTCGCGCGTCTCGGGCTGGGTGACCTGGCCGACCGTCCCGCCCACGACCTGTCCGGCGGCCAGAAGCAGCTGCTCGCCCTGGCGGGCGCGTTCGTCCGCCGGCCCGAGCTGGTGATCGCCGACGAGCCGACCGCGTACCTCGACGCGCGCAACGCCCGGCGGGTCGCCGACCACCTGTTCGAGGACGGGCACCGGCTGGTCCTCGTCACGCACGACCTCGCCGCCGCGCGGCGCTGCGACGTCGCGGTCCTCTTCGCCGAGGGGCGCGTGCGCCGGGTCGGGACCCCCGACGAGGTCGTCGCCGAGTACGAGGCGATGCTCGCGTGA
- a CDS encoding energy-coupling factor transporter transmembrane component T family protein, with amino-acid sequence MTATGSAAGRLARMPTGPKLVLVAAVVLGVSLLPSTWAGAVAATGIAVVAYAVAGLGDGAIGLRALGRQVRATRWILLFTLVTQLVLLGVEPAVSNTARIAAAIALPGLLMLTTSTTALLDAVERGLRPAGRLGLDSERVALLLAVTVSTVPVLARLARDVRDAQRARGGRAGITTSVVPFLVVALKHADDLGDALAARGVR; translated from the coding sequence GTGACGGCGACGGGATCCGCCGCCGGACGCCTCGCGCGGATGCCCACCGGGCCGAAGCTCGTCCTCGTCGCGGCCGTCGTGCTCGGCGTCTCCCTGCTGCCGTCGACGTGGGCGGGGGCGGTCGCCGCGACCGGGATCGCCGTGGTCGCGTACGCGGTCGCCGGCCTCGGGGACGGCGCCATCGGGCTGCGCGCGCTCGGGCGCCAGGTGCGCGCGACGCGGTGGATCCTGCTGTTCACCCTGGTGACCCAGCTGGTCCTCCTGGGCGTCGAGCCGGCGGTGTCGAACACCGCGCGCATCGCGGCGGCGATCGCCCTGCCGGGCCTCCTGATGCTGACGACCTCGACGACCGCGCTCCTCGACGCCGTGGAGCGGGGACTGCGGCCGGCCGGACGGCTCGGCCTGGACTCCGAGCGCGTCGCGCTGCTGCTGGCGGTCACCGTCTCGACCGTGCCCGTGCTCGCGCGCCTCGCCCGCGACGTGCGCGACGCGCAAAGGGCCCGCGGCGGACGCGCGGGGATCACGACCTCGGTCGTCCCGTTCCTCGTCGTCGCCCTGAAGCACGCGGACGACCTGGGCGACGCCCTCGCGGCGCGCGGCGTGCGCTGA
- a CDS encoding Nif3-like dinuclear metal center hexameric protein: MTPTLADAVRAIEDAWPPAGASDWDSSGLVSGDPRRPVRRIHLAVDAVRTTVDEAVDVGADLLLTHHPLLLRGVTTIAETGYKGALLADLVRADCALYAAHTTSDVVEDGTSGRLAALLGILPETLRPIEPATDGVRGIGRVGDLPAATTLGRLAAELARILPPTATGIRAAGPYDAPVRRVALCGGAGDSLLGSAAVTGADVYITSDLRHHPASEARESAALRGGTPYLLDTSHWASEWLWLDVAAEALRSALPGTEVTVSDIRTDPWDFAVTQ; encoded by the coding sequence GTGACCCCCACCCTCGCCGACGCCGTCCGCGCCATCGAGGACGCCTGGCCGCCCGCGGGCGCGTCGGACTGGGACTCCTCCGGCCTCGTCAGCGGCGATCCGCGGCGTCCCGTCCGCCGGATCCACCTGGCCGTCGACGCCGTGCGCACGACGGTGGACGAGGCGGTCGACGTCGGCGCCGACCTCCTGCTCACGCACCACCCCCTGCTCCTCCGCGGCGTGACGACCATCGCCGAGACCGGCTACAAGGGCGCCCTCCTCGCCGACCTCGTCCGCGCGGACTGCGCGCTCTACGCCGCGCACACCACGTCCGACGTCGTCGAGGACGGCACGTCCGGGCGCCTCGCCGCGCTGCTCGGGATCCTGCCGGAGACGCTCCGGCCCATCGAGCCGGCCACCGACGGCGTCCGCGGCATCGGCCGGGTCGGCGACCTGCCCGCCGCGACGACGCTCGGGCGCCTCGCCGCCGAGCTCGCCCGGATCCTGCCGCCGACGGCCACCGGCATCCGCGCCGCAGGGCCCTACGACGCTCCCGTCCGGCGCGTCGCGCTGTGCGGGGGAGCCGGCGACTCGCTCCTCGGCTCCGCCGCCGTCACGGGCGCCGACGTCTACATCACCTCCGACCTCCGCCACCACCCCGCCAGCGAGGCGCGCGAGTCCGCGGCGCTCCGCGGCGGGACCCCGTACCTCCTCGACACGTCGCACTGGGCGAGCGAGTGGCTGTGGCTCGACGTCGCGGCCGAGGCGCTCCGCTCCGCCCTGCCCGGCACCGAGGTCACGGTGAGCGACATCCGCACCGACCCCTGGGACTTCGCCGTCACCCAGTGA
- a CDS encoding zinc ribbon domain-containing protein, giving the protein MKADPSVQKELLDLQEIDTRLTHLRGRLAQLPQLKQIDALQREMDGVRRRLAERTGVVEDAQTELARIESDVAVVQARMDRDRSRIEAGGSSKDVQALERELESLLRRRGNLEEVELEVMQRLEEAQAAQAEVAVERDALGERIATLEAERDAAALELRVQAEQAQDDRDALAPRFPADLLALYEKQRARYGVGAAMLHRGISLGSNIALHQSDLDALRKRAPDDVVIDPESNAILVRTDESGL; this is encoded by the coding sequence ATGAAAGCCGATCCGAGCGTCCAGAAGGAGCTCCTCGACCTGCAGGAGATCGACACCCGTCTCACGCACCTGCGCGGCCGCCTCGCGCAGCTCCCGCAGCTGAAGCAGATCGACGCGCTGCAGCGCGAGATGGACGGCGTCCGCCGTCGCCTCGCCGAGCGCACGGGCGTGGTCGAGGACGCGCAGACGGAGCTCGCGCGGATCGAGTCCGACGTGGCCGTCGTGCAGGCGCGGATGGACCGCGACCGCAGCCGCATCGAGGCGGGCGGCAGCTCCAAGGACGTGCAGGCGCTGGAGCGCGAGCTCGAGTCGCTGCTGCGTCGCCGCGGCAACCTCGAGGAGGTCGAGCTGGAGGTCATGCAGCGGCTCGAGGAGGCCCAGGCCGCGCAGGCCGAGGTGGCCGTGGAGCGCGACGCCCTCGGGGAGCGGATCGCCACCCTCGAGGCGGAGCGCGATGCCGCGGCCCTCGAGCTGCGCGTGCAGGCCGAGCAGGCGCAGGACGACCGCGACGCGCTCGCCCCGCGGTTCCCCGCCGACCTCCTCGCGCTCTACGAGAAGCAGCGCGCCCGCTACGGCGTGGGCGCCGCGATGCTCCACCGCGGCATCTCGCTCGGCAGCAACATCGCGCTCCACCAGAGCGACCTCGACGCGCTCCGCAAGCGCGCGCCCGACGACGTCGTCATCGACCCCGAGAGCAACGCGATCCTCGTGCGCACCGACGAGTCCGGCCTCTAG
- the ppgK gene encoding polyphosphate--glucose phosphotransferase: MSEDATTAIGIDIGGTGIKGAIVDVATGELRSERVKLPTPQGGEPEDIVATVKQIIEALGEVPAGTPLGVCFPAAIVHGTTMSAANVSPTWIGLEAEKLFEERLGLEITFVNDADAAGYAEARYGAAKDVRGLVIMTTLGTGIGTALIHDGVLIPNAELGHMDVAGRRDFERRASYAAKERAHLNWKRWAARLQVYYGQLEKLMWPELFIVGGGVSKNHKHFLPLLRLRTPIVPAELRNNAGIMGAAALAAHAVGASTHAPAAELVDKTKPED; the protein is encoded by the coding sequence ATGAGCGAGGACGCGACGACCGCAATCGGCATCGACATCGGCGGCACGGGGATCAAGGGCGCCATCGTGGACGTCGCGACCGGCGAGCTGCGCAGCGAGCGCGTGAAGCTCCCGACGCCGCAGGGCGGCGAGCCCGAGGACATCGTCGCCACCGTGAAGCAGATCATCGAGGCGCTCGGCGAGGTCCCGGCGGGCACGCCGCTGGGCGTCTGCTTCCCCGCGGCGATCGTGCACGGCACGACCATGTCGGCCGCGAACGTCTCCCCCACCTGGATCGGCCTGGAGGCCGAGAAGCTGTTCGAGGAGCGCCTGGGCCTCGAGATCACCTTCGTCAACGACGCCGACGCGGCCGGCTACGCCGAGGCCCGCTACGGCGCGGCCAAGGACGTGCGCGGCCTCGTCATCATGACCACGCTCGGCACCGGCATCGGCACGGCCCTCATCCACGACGGCGTCCTCATCCCGAACGCGGAGCTCGGCCACATGGACGTGGCGGGTCGGCGCGACTTCGAGCGCCGCGCCTCGTACGCCGCCAAGGAGCGCGCGCACCTCAACTGGAAGCGGTGGGCGGCGCGTCTGCAGGTCTACTACGGCCAGCTCGAGAAGCTGATGTGGCCGGAGCTCTTCATCGTGGGCGGCGGCGTCTCCAAGAACCACAAGCACTTCCTGCCGCTGCTGCGCCTGCGCACGCCCATCGTGCCGGCGGAGCTCCGCAACAACGCGGGCATCATGGGCGCGGCGGCCCTGGCCGCGCACGCGGTCGGCGCGAGCACGCACGCCCCCGCCGCCGAGCTCGTGGACAAGACGAAGCCCGAGGACTGA
- the panB gene encoding 3-methyl-2-oxobutanoate hydroxymethyltransferase, whose protein sequence is MQSPDAAVTPPEPARLPSEPSAAPKRVRVRHFARAKEQGLKITGLTSYDMLTAGVFDEAGIDFLLVGDSAGNTVLGYDTTVPVTVDELLPLARAVAASAQRALVVADLPFGSYESGPDQALATSVRFMKEARAHAVKLEGGVRSAEQIRRVVSSGIPVMGHVGFTPQSEHGLGGHIIQGRGDAAEALLADARAVEDAGAFAVVLEMVPQEIARRVTAELRIPTIGIGAGRGTDGQILVWTDFAGLTSGRVPRFVRRYADMRRVLLDAATRYRDDVVAGAFPSEAESYSD, encoded by the coding sequence ATGCAGAGCCCCGACGCTGCCGTCACCCCGCCCGAGCCCGCCCGCCTCCCGTCCGAGCCCTCGGCGGCCCCGAAGCGCGTGCGCGTCCGCCACTTCGCCCGGGCCAAGGAGCAGGGCCTCAAGATCACCGGGCTCACGAGCTACGACATGCTCACCGCGGGCGTCTTCGACGAGGCCGGCATCGACTTCCTGCTCGTCGGCGACTCGGCCGGCAACACCGTGCTCGGCTACGACACCACCGTGCCCGTCACGGTCGACGAGCTCCTCCCGCTGGCGCGCGCCGTCGCCGCATCCGCCCAGCGCGCGCTGGTCGTCGCCGACCTGCCCTTCGGCTCCTACGAGTCGGGGCCCGACCAGGCGCTCGCCACCTCGGTGCGGTTCATGAAGGAGGCGCGCGCCCACGCCGTGAAGCTCGAGGGCGGCGTGCGGAGCGCCGAGCAGATCCGCCGGGTCGTCTCCTCCGGCATCCCCGTGATGGGCCACGTCGGCTTCACCCCGCAGAGCGAGCACGGCCTGGGCGGGCACATCATCCAGGGCCGGGGCGACGCGGCCGAGGCGCTGCTCGCCGACGCGCGCGCCGTCGAGGACGCGGGCGCGTTCGCGGTCGTGCTGGAGATGGTGCCGCAGGAGATCGCGCGGCGCGTCACGGCCGAGCTGCGGATCCCGACCATCGGCATCGGCGCCGGCCGCGGCACCGACGGGCAGATCCTCGTGTGGACCGACTTCGCCGGTCTCACCTCGGGGCGGGTCCCCCGCTTCGTGCGCCGCTACGCGGACATGCGCCGGGTGCTGCTCGACGCCGCCACGCGCTACCGGGACGACGTCGTCGCGGGCGCGTTCCCGTCGGAGGCGGAGAGCTACTCCGACTGA
- the glnA gene encoding type I glutamate--ammonia ligase: MDKQRDFVLRTIEERGIKFVRLWFTDVTGTLKSVAIAPAEVEGAFAEGLGFDGSAIEGLTRSYEADMLAHPDPTTFQILPWRGEIDPTARMFCDISTPDGQPAIADPRNVLKRTLEKAADRGFTFYTHPEIEFYLLKSSEFGVDGPEPVDAAGYFDNVPGGTAHDFRRRSVRMLEDLGISVEFSHHEAGPGQNEIDLRYADALTTADNIMTFRTVIKEVAIEQGVYATFMPKPLAHQPGSGMHTHMSLFEGDVNAFYASGAEYQLSTIGRQFIAGLLKHAPEITAVTNQFVNSYKRLWGGGEAPSFVTWGHNNRSALVRVPLYKPNKGNSSRVEYRAIDSAANPYLSFSLMLAAGLKGIEEGYELPAEAEDNVWSLSDAERRALGYAPLPSSLDHAIQLMERSELVAETLGEQVFNYVLLNKRQEWRDYRAQVTPYELRSNLEML, encoded by the coding sequence ATGGACAAGCAGCGTGACTTCGTCCTACGGACGATCGAGGAGCGCGGGATCAAGTTCGTGCGCCTGTGGTTCACCGACGTGACCGGCACCCTGAAGTCGGTCGCGATCGCCCCGGCCGAGGTCGAGGGCGCGTTCGCGGAGGGCCTCGGGTTCGACGGCTCCGCCATCGAGGGCCTCACCCGCTCGTACGAGGCCGACATGCTCGCCCACCCGGATCCGACGACGTTCCAGATCCTCCCGTGGCGCGGCGAGATCGACCCCACCGCGCGCATGTTCTGCGACATCTCCACGCCCGACGGGCAGCCGGCCATCGCCGACCCGCGCAACGTCCTCAAGCGCACGCTGGAGAAGGCGGCCGACCGCGGCTTCACCTTCTACACGCACCCCGAGATCGAGTTCTACCTGCTCAAGTCGAGCGAGTTCGGCGTCGACGGCCCGGAGCCGGTCGACGCGGCGGGCTACTTCGACAACGTCCCCGGCGGCACGGCGCACGACTTCCGCCGCCGCTCGGTGCGGATGCTCGAGGACCTCGGCATCTCGGTCGAGTTCAGCCACCACGAGGCGGGGCCCGGCCAGAACGAGATCGACCTCCGCTACGCCGACGCGCTCACCACGGCCGACAACATCATGACCTTCCGCACGGTCATCAAGGAGGTTGCGATCGAGCAGGGCGTCTACGCGACGTTCATGCCGAAGCCCCTGGCGCACCAGCCGGGCAGCGGCATGCACACGCACATGTCGCTGTTCGAGGGCGACGTCAACGCGTTCTACGCGTCGGGCGCCGAGTACCAGCTGTCCACGATCGGGCGGCAGTTCATCGCCGGCCTGCTCAAGCACGCCCCCGAGATCACGGCGGTCACCAACCAGTTCGTGAACTCCTACAAGCGCCTCTGGGGCGGCGGCGAGGCCCCGAGCTTCGTCACGTGGGGCCACAACAACCGCTCCGCGCTCGTCCGCGTCCCGCTGTACAAGCCGAACAAGGGCAACAGCTCCCGCGTCGAGTACCGCGCCATCGACTCCGCCGCGAACCCGTACCTCTCGTTCTCGCTCATGCTGGCCGCGGGCCTCAAGGGCATCGAGGAGGGCTACGAGCTCCCCGCCGAGGCCGAGGACAACGTCTGGAGCCTGAGCGACGCCGAGCGTCGCGCCCTGGGCTACGCGCCGCTGCCGTCGAGCCTCGACCACGCGATCCAGCTCATGGAGCGCTCGGAGCTCGTCGCCGAGACGCTGGGGGAGCAGGTGTTCAACTACGTCCTGCTCAACAAGCGGCAGGAGTGGCGCGACTACCGCGCCCAGGTGACGCCGTACGAGCTGCGCTCGAACCTCGAGATGCTCTGA